One window from the genome of Salvia splendens isolate huo1 chromosome 9, SspV2, whole genome shotgun sequence encodes:
- the LOC121748687 gene encoding uncharacterized protein LOC121748687 encodes MGLFTYTVAGAALILIGGLESLASAAISLKQISTSEPPPPKTHRPAPATASFLSTVTFLLISIVSILSIVNSLISLSDAATSKDSTGVVLQMEVIAIALLFLLYSGLGLLSSILESFRFPPKLLNVIYMFAFGEEFLLFYAQNKDPSGIENRYYDLILVPIAVCLFSTILELKGSKSSYPKLGRGVGLVLQGMWTLQMGVSFYSNLIANGCALHARSRGNFTIKCKGHPEYHRGRAIATLQFNCHLALLITTAAGVFSLVCKTYSINRDFMRYMPLGVGNGGDMQLDNSQFTLESDDEDGENGIQEVRSVEMQKSALVVPESTVNGYDSHP; translated from the coding sequence ATGGGACTGTTCACCTACACAGTCGCCGGCGCCGCCTTAATCCTCATCGGCGGATTGGAATCCCTCGCCTCCGCCGCCATTTCTCTCAAACAAATCTCCACCTCGGAGCCACCCCCGCCGAAAACTCATCGCCCTGCGCCTGCAACGGCCTCGTTTCTATCCACGGTAACGTTTCTGCTGATCTCAATCGTGTCGATCCTTTCAATCGTCAACTCTTTGATATCTCTCTCCGACGCCGCTACCTCCAAAGACAGCACGGGTGTGGTCTTACAGATGGAAGTGATCGCAATCGCTTTGCTTTTTCTGTTATATTCCGGTTTAGGCCTTTTGTCGAGCATCTTAGAGTCATTTCGATTTCCTCCGAAGTTACTCAATGTAATCTATATGTTCGCCTTTGGAGAGGAATTTCTGTTGTTCTACGCGCAAAACAAGGATCCGAGTGGGATTGAGAATCGCTACTATGACTTAATTTTAGTGCCTATTGCTGTGTGTCTGTTCTCTACCATACTTGAGCTGAAGGGATCGAAATCGAGTTATCCGAAATTGGGCCGAGGCGTTGGGTTAGTCTTACAGGGGATGTGGACTCTGCAAATGGGGGTTTCGTTTTACTCGAACTTGATTGCTAATGGGTGTGCTTTGCACGCTAGGAGTAGGGGGAATTTTACCATCAAGTGCAAAGGGCATCCCGAATATCATCGTGGGCGTGCCATTGCAACTCTGCAGTTTAACTGCCATTTGGCTCTTTTAATCACTACAGCTGCTGGGGTGTTCTCGTTGGTCTGTAAGACGTATAGCATTAATCGCGATTTTATGCGGTATATGCCCCTTGGAGTTGGAAATGGTGGGGATATGCAGCTAGATAATTCACAGTTCACTTTGGAATCGGATGACGAGGATGGTGAAAATGGGATTCAGGAAGTGAGGAGTGTTGAAATGCAGAAGTCTGCTCTGGTGGTTCCTGAGTCGACAGTTAATGGTTATGATTCTCATCCTTGA